Part of the Paenibacillus kyungheensis genome, CATTAGCGAGTCTAATGAAATGCAAGGACGAGTGAAGCAGAAAATGGTTGGTATGGCGGATAAAGTGATTTTGCTTGCGGATGCAAGTAAATTCGGTGTACAAGCATTCACCCATGTGATGGATCTTAGTGAAGTGCACGAATTGATCACAGACCGTCGTCTATCTACTGCTGTCATCGACCAATTCAAAGAACAATCGATCAATGTTACGGTAGTTTGATACAGCTAATATTATACAAACGGAATTAGCCTGGGATGAGGCAGTAAAAATACACGATTGTCTGTTGTCTAATAAAATGACGTTATTGATATCGAAAATATAGCATGGATACAAACAAAGATATGAATAACAACAAGATACAAGTATAGGTAGCAATAGCGCATAGATATGTAAATAACAGATGGCAGTCGTAGACGATATGGCTGTCATCTTATTTATAAATGAAAGAGGTGTGCAGATTGAAAGTATCGTTATTTATTACTTGTCTGAGTGATGCAATCTATCCCAAAGTCGGTGAAGCGATGGTACGTCTATTGGCTGCACATGGTATCCAGCTTGATTTCCCTCCAGTGCAGACTTGTTGCGGTCAGCCTTCTTACAATAGTGGATATTGGGATGAGACGAGAACAGCAGCACGCACGATTTTGAAAGCGTTTGAATCTAGCGACTTTGTCGTATCTCCATCCGGTTCTTGTACGTATATGATCCATCATTATCCTGAATTATTCAAAGACGAACCTGAATATCTAGCATTAGCCCATGAGCTAGAAAGCAAAACATATGAATTTACACAATTTCTAGTCAAAGTATTAGGAATTACCGATATCGGAGCAGCTTTTCCTCACAAAGTTACGTATCATCCGTCCTGTCATGGTAGCCGCCTACTCGGGATCAAAGACGAACCGATTGCATTGTTACATCAGGTACAAGGATTAGAGTTAGTGCCGTTACCTTTTGCGGAAGATTGCTGTGGATTTGGAGGGACATTTGCTGTGAAGATGGCAGATATCTCAGGTGCTATG contains:
- a CDS encoding (Fe-S)-binding protein, with the protein product MKVSLFITCLSDAIYPKVGEAMVRLLAAHGIQLDFPPVQTCCGQPSYNSGYWDETRTAARTILKAFESSDFVVSPSGSCTYMIHHYPELFKDEPEYLALAHELESKTYEFTQFLVKVLGITDIGAAFPHKVTYHPSCHGSRLLGIKDEPIALLHQVQGLELVPLPFAEDCCGFGGTFAVKMADISGAMVTEKVDHIKETEAEVLVGLDMACLMNIAGNLRHRGEHVRVMHLAELLYEGVNIR